Proteins co-encoded in one Longimicrobiales bacterium genomic window:
- a CDS encoding PepSY-associated TM helix domain-containing protein produces MRRLLRAIHVYAGLILSLLLFVLAVTGSALVYKEAYWRLVYPELRAPALELDAAHHARGVATARARFGDELRSIKLPEPGVGGYHLYLNDGEAFLSAADFSLIDAWRTGERSMSLLFDLHAHLMAGDAGERVGGVIGLLGVVMALTGLVLWWPARRRFSLAGLIPRDVSRRTLLVWHRDMGMVATPLLLVLLLTGSGLVFYDTALAMLRGVFGREADTSAAPAIAPHASAGAVTAAMIERVGSALPDARIVFYYPPAGEGAGVHAFRLKRPCELHPNGRSYVDLDGRGQVMRVVDACAQANGDRAAHAMYPLHAGKTPSAMYKLAVFLGGVVLALLSASGVITYAAKLRPRRSRRAHAAATG; encoded by the coding sequence ATGCGGCGGCTGCTGCGCGCCATCCACGTCTACGCGGGCCTGATCCTGTCACTGCTGCTGTTCGTGCTGGCGGTGACAGGGAGCGCGCTCGTCTACAAGGAGGCGTACTGGCGCCTCGTGTATCCGGAGCTGCGTGCGCCGGCGCTCGAACTGGACGCGGCGCACCACGCGCGCGGAGTGGCCACGGCGCGCGCGCGTTTCGGTGACGAGCTGCGCTCGATCAAGCTGCCGGAACCGGGTGTCGGTGGCTATCACCTGTACCTGAACGACGGCGAGGCATTCCTCTCGGCAGCGGACTTCAGCCTGATCGATGCGTGGCGCACGGGCGAGCGGTCGATGAGCCTGCTGTTCGACCTGCACGCGCACCTGATGGCGGGTGACGCCGGCGAGCGTGTTGGCGGCGTCATCGGCCTGCTCGGCGTCGTGATGGCGCTGACCGGGCTCGTGCTCTGGTGGCCCGCGCGGCGTCGGTTCTCGCTGGCCGGGCTCATCCCGCGCGACGTTTCGCGACGCACGCTGCTGGTCTGGCACCGCGACATGGGCATGGTCGCGACACCGCTGCTGCTGGTCCTGCTGCTCACGGGCAGCGGGCTGGTCTTCTACGACACGGCGCTGGCCATGCTGCGCGGTGTGTTCGGTCGTGAGGCGGATACCAGTGCGGCGCCGGCGATCGCGCCGCACGCATCAGCCGGGGCTGTCACTGCCGCCATGATCGAACGGGTGGGATCCGCACTGCCGGATGCGCGCATCGTCTTCTACTATCCGCCGGCGGGTGAGGGCGCGGGCGTACACGCGTTCCGGCTCAAGCGACCCTGCGAGCTGCACCCCAACGGCCGTTCGTACGTCGATCTCGATGGCAGGGGCCAGGTGATGCGCGTGGTCGACGCATGCGCCCAGGCGAACGGCGACCGTGCCGCGCACGCGATGTACCCGCTTCACGCCGGCAAGACCCCGAGTGCCATGTACAAACTCGCAGTGTTCCTGGGCGGCGTCGTGCTCGCGCTCCTCTCGGCCTCGGGTGTGATCACGTATGCGGCAAAGCTGCGACCGCGCCGCAGCCGGCGTGCGCACGCAGCTGCCACGGGTTAG
- a CDS encoding LytTR family DNA-binding domain-containing protein, with product MPQPIRVLIVDDEPLARARIAELLAEQPDVEVVGEATNGDGAIEEIRELDPDLVFLDVHMPGRSGLDVVREIGPDQMPHTIFVTAYDQYALAAFDIAAVDYLVKPFDDERFEQAFQRARRIVQLEQVGQLADRLRSVLDHGTSAERRAPRPAGGSTYLERVAVESRGQLRIVPVEKIEFIAAKGPYVTLHTSDGRFAVRERMQALEERLDPDVFFRIHRSTIVRLDHIDTLRRAGGGDYTVRLTSGIELKVSRTRVEELESRLTGR from the coding sequence ATGCCACAGCCGATCCGCGTGCTGATCGTGGACGACGAACCGCTCGCCCGCGCACGCATCGCCGAGCTGCTGGCCGAGCAACCGGACGTGGAGGTCGTGGGCGAGGCGACGAACGGCGATGGCGCGATCGAGGAGATCCGCGAGCTCGACCCCGACCTCGTGTTTCTCGACGTCCACATGCCCGGACGCTCCGGCCTCGACGTCGTGCGCGAGATCGGGCCGGACCAGATGCCACACACCATCTTCGTGACCGCGTACGATCAGTACGCGCTCGCCGCGTTCGACATCGCCGCCGTGGACTACCTGGTCAAGCCCTTCGACGACGAACGTTTCGAACAGGCGTTCCAGCGCGCACGGCGGATCGTGCAGCTCGAGCAGGTCGGCCAGCTCGCCGATCGTCTGCGCAGCGTGCTCGACCACGGGACGTCTGCCGAACGGCGCGCACCGCGTCCCGCCGGGGGCTCGACCTACCTCGAGCGCGTTGCAGTCGAATCGCGCGGCCAGCTCCGCATCGTACCCGTCGAGAAGATCGAGTTCATCGCCGCGAAGGGGCCCTACGTGACGCTGCACACCAGCGACGGCCGCTTCGCAGTGCGCGAGCGCATGCAGGCGCTGGAGGAACGCCTCGATCCCGACGTCTTCTTTCGGATCCACCGCTCCACGATCGTGCGGCTGGATCACATCGACACGCTGCGTCGGGCGGGCGGCGGTGACTACACCGTGCGCCTGACCTCAGGTATCGAGCTCAAGGTGAGCCGGACACGCGTGGAAGAGCTGGAGTCCCGCCTGACCGGGCGATGA
- a CDS encoding thioredoxin domain-containing protein, with protein MSTDSAARNALAGEASPFLQHGATQPVDWMPWGREAFERARAEDRPVLLDIGAVWCHWCHVMDAESYDDPETAALINEHFIAIKVDRDERPDVDARYQRAVQLMTGQGGWPLTAFLTPDGDVFYGGTYFPPRDSHGRPSMKRVLTELARLWREDRQRALESMMSVRENLARVAEAESQPGELDPAVLEHTLEELAQSFDFRNGGFGRAPKFPNAPALELLLDHAVENDIAWAQRVVVETMHAMARGGIFDQLGGGFHRYATDARWLVPHFEKMAYDNGPLLSVYARAAEALSDPELRMTAEGIIAHYLDVAPVLRDEGGFPASQDADYGFDNDGDYWTWTREEVRNALGGDELLVRAAVLAYGLDDAGSSMHLDPSRHVLFRAADADAVARTLEIDVAEAKQTLEEVRGRLKQVRDARPRPFVDETLYADWVSLVASGHIAAARWIGDDDAGAAALRALHRVFGTGFDDGIGLRHRVGDTGSGPLLDDQAHGLLACLDAFEYTQDAQWLMRARALADVLLDRFRDERTGAFRDRPADAAADVDVLDQPVLPIADSPTPAGNSSAALALLRLHALTQEKRYADVAHAALRAFAGAAQRLGGSASTYARALAWVVLPVTSVVIVDSGDAQGDALFSAALRSTRPRTVLRRIRPGEVEPAALPPELRAMVTGEAPRAYVCAGRTCAAPVSEPAALIDVLHTLRG; from the coding sequence GTGAGCACGGACTCAGCGGCGCGCAACGCGCTGGCCGGCGAGGCGAGCCCGTTCCTGCAGCATGGCGCCACGCAGCCCGTCGACTGGATGCCGTGGGGGAGGGAAGCGTTCGAGCGAGCGCGCGCCGAGGACCGGCCGGTCCTGCTCGACATCGGCGCCGTGTGGTGCCACTGGTGTCACGTCATGGACGCGGAGAGCTACGACGATCCGGAAACGGCAGCGCTGATCAACGAGCATTTCATCGCGATCAAGGTCGATCGCGACGAGCGGCCCGATGTCGATGCTCGCTACCAGCGTGCCGTGCAGCTCATGACGGGTCAGGGCGGCTGGCCGCTCACGGCGTTCCTCACTCCCGACGGTGACGTCTTCTACGGCGGCACCTACTTCCCGCCGCGCGACAGCCACGGCAGACCTTCCATGAAGCGCGTGCTCACGGAGCTGGCGCGCCTCTGGCGCGAGGACCGCCAGCGCGCGCTGGAATCGATGATGTCAGTGCGCGAGAACCTGGCGCGCGTCGCGGAAGCGGAGTCGCAGCCCGGCGAGCTGGATCCCGCAGTGCTCGAGCACACGCTCGAAGAGCTGGCACAGTCGTTCGATTTTCGAAACGGCGGCTTCGGCCGTGCGCCCAAGTTTCCGAACGCGCCCGCGCTGGAGCTGCTGCTCGATCACGCTGTCGAGAACGACATTGCCTGGGCGCAGCGCGTGGTGGTCGAGACGATGCACGCGATGGCGCGCGGCGGGATCTTCGACCAGCTCGGCGGCGGGTTTCACCGGTATGCGACGGACGCGCGCTGGCTCGTGCCGCACTTCGAGAAGATGGCCTACGACAATGGCCCGCTGCTGAGCGTGTACGCGCGCGCGGCCGAGGCGCTGTCGGACCCGGAGCTGCGCATGACGGCCGAAGGCATCATCGCGCACTACCTCGACGTGGCCCCCGTGCTGCGCGACGAGGGCGGCTTTCCGGCGTCGCAGGATGCCGACTACGGCTTCGACAACGACGGCGACTACTGGACGTGGACGCGTGAGGAGGTGCGCAACGCGCTCGGCGGAGACGAGCTGCTCGTGCGTGCGGCCGTCCTCGCGTACGGGCTCGACGACGCGGGCTCCAGCATGCACCTGGATCCGAGCCGTCACGTGCTCTTCCGCGCGGCGGATGCGGACGCAGTGGCGCGCACGCTGGAGATCGACGTCGCCGAAGCGAAGCAGACGCTGGAGGAGGTGCGTGGCCGGCTGAAGCAGGTGCGCGACGCGCGGCCGCGGCCGTTCGTCGACGAGACGCTGTATGCCGACTGGGTCTCGCTCGTGGCATCCGGGCACATCGCCGCGGCGCGCTGGATCGGCGACGATGACGCCGGTGCGGCTGCACTGCGCGCGCTCCACCGCGTGTTCGGCACGGGGTTCGACGATGGCATCGGGCTGCGCCACCGCGTGGGAGACACCGGATCCGGCCCGCTGCTGGACGACCAGGCGCACGGGCTGCTCGCCTGCCTCGACGCGTTCGAGTACACCCAGGACGCGCAGTGGCTGATGCGTGCCCGTGCGCTCGCGGACGTGCTGCTCGATCGGTTCCGCGATGAGCGGACCGGCGCGTTCCGCGACCGGCCGGCGGACGCCGCGGCAGATGTGGACGTGCTGGATCAGCCGGTGCTGCCCATCGCCGATTCACCGACTCCCGCCGGCAACTCGAGCGCGGCCCTCGCACTGCTGCGCCTGCACGCGCTGACGCAGGAGAAGCGCTATGCGGATGTCGCGCATGCCGCACTGCGTGCCTTTGCCGGTGCTGCGCAGCGACTCGGCGGCTCGGCCTCGACCTACGCGCGAGCTCTGGCCTGGGTCGTTCTGCCCGTGACCAGCGTGGTGATCGTCGACAGCGGCGATGCGCAGGGCGACGCCCTGTTCAGTGCAGCGCTGCGCTCGACACGACCGCGCACCGTGCTCCGCCGGATCCGGCCGGGTGAGGTCGAACCGGCAGCGCTGCCGCCGGAGCTGCGCGCAATGGTTACGGGTGAGGCGCCGCGAGCCTACGTCTGTGCCGGTCGTACGTGCGCGGCGCCCGTCAGCGAGCCGGCGGCGCTCATCGACGTGCTGCATACACTCCGCGGCTGA
- a CDS encoding HD domain-containing protein, whose protein sequence is MPTREDALALLHEWVDNEGLINHMKAVEAAVRQYARELGEDEETWGLAGLLHDLDWEKYPDEHPLRAVDELRARGYPEEVLQAILAHRSDFTSVQPESKLDRVLVACDELTGLVNATALVRPTGIDDLTPKSVKKKMKDKAFAAGVDREDVRRGAELLGVELDEHIAKVIAAMQEIAEELGLRKSPAAEQSPGPI, encoded by the coding sequence ATGCCGACACGCGAAGACGCACTCGCGCTGCTGCACGAGTGGGTGGACAATGAAGGGCTGATCAACCACATGAAGGCAGTGGAGGCCGCCGTGCGGCAGTACGCGCGCGAGCTGGGCGAAGACGAGGAGACCTGGGGACTCGCAGGGCTGCTGCACGATCTGGACTGGGAGAAGTACCCGGACGAGCACCCGCTCCGCGCCGTCGACGAGCTGCGTGCGCGCGGCTATCCCGAGGAAGTGCTGCAGGCGATCCTCGCACACCGCAGCGACTTCACCAGCGTGCAGCCCGAGTCGAAGCTGGACCGGGTGCTCGTGGCCTGCGATGAGCTGACGGGCCTGGTCAACGCAACCGCACTCGTGCGGCCGACCGGCATCGACGACCTGACGCCGAAGTCGGTGAAGAAGAAGATGAAGGACAAGGCCTTTGCCGCCGGCGTGGATCGCGAGGACGTGCGGCGCGGCGCGGAGCTGCTGGGCGTCGAGCTGGACGAGCACATCGCGAAGGTGATCGCGGCAATGCAGGAGATCGCGGAGGAGCTGGGGCTCCGGAAAAGTCCCGCCGCGGAGCAGTCACCAGGACCGATCTGA
- a CDS encoding glycogen-binding domain-containing protein yields MAQRIHEVMDGELPADRLTSREAGELDEMEEAVRDALSRLRAEPVPEMSAAVMARVRELPAHTAAQPAVVERLHQGLRALWQPRTFQLAIRPAWLVAAAAALTLLAVRPVRVDGPAVPVTPPVAVDSNPGGPAEPAPVVLVQFRLHAPDAQRVHLAGDFTDWRPEHALHQAVDGMWTITLPVSAGVHEYGFVVDGDRWVVDPLAPPVDDGFGGRNSRLDVLATGGLGL; encoded by the coding sequence ATGGCGCAGCGAATTCACGAAGTAATGGACGGCGAGCTGCCGGCCGATCGCCTCACGTCCCGGGAGGCGGGCGAGCTGGACGAGATGGAGGAGGCGGTCCGGGACGCGCTCAGCCGGCTGCGCGCGGAACCAGTTCCGGAGATGTCCGCCGCGGTAATGGCGCGGGTCCGGGAACTCCCGGCGCACACGGCAGCCCAGCCGGCCGTCGTCGAGCGCCTGCACCAGGGCCTGCGGGCGCTCTGGCAGCCGCGCACGTTCCAGCTCGCGATCCGGCCGGCCTGGCTCGTTGCCGCAGCAGCCGCCCTGACGCTGCTGGCCGTTCGACCCGTGCGCGTCGATGGACCGGCCGTGCCGGTAACCCCGCCAGTGGCCGTTGACTCGAACCCGGGCGGTCCCGCGGAGCCCGCGCCGGTCGTGCTCGTCCAGTTCCGCCTGCATGCCCCGGATGCGCAGCGAGTGCACCTGGCCGGCGACTTCACCGACTGGCGCCCTGAGCACGCGCTCCACCAGGCGGTCGACGGGATGTGGACGATCACGCTGCCTGTCTCGGCGGGCGTCCACGAGTACGGGTTCGTGGTCGACGGCGACCGCTGGGTTGTGGATCCGCTTGCGCCGCCCGTCGATGACGGGTTCGGCGGCCGGAACAGCCGGCTCGACGTACTGGCGACCGGGGGGCTGGGGCTGTGA
- a CDS encoding glycogen-binding domain-containing protein has protein sequence MALVAGALAAAPLPVSAQWHAEARVGQFDFRLGEQSAAATTSVGLGVAYEASAGWFRLSAGVPTGAEDPLWGAAETGGRLDTDAGPVTLGVDVAAQGFLQRYTRQLEHPGGVLQPPTVTEGTATGFGVALQALPFAVAHAGPVTLRAQGGWSGYRSGLEDTDLTRHVALAGIELTGRPTGSVLVGASARRYWADDTEYTLAGGSLMWAHPSVTLWATAGRWLEPADHPLSWSAGAQVPVGRRLELALQARDDSFDPLYASAPRRSWTLGVRVRLGDVPSTAAPVPASYERGVATIALPASSARGVPRIAGDFTDWQPVPMTRDGDTWSYQAALAPGVYEYAFVDGNGTWFVPPSTPGRRDDGMGGFVALLVVGGES, from the coding sequence ATGGCCCTGGTCGCTGGCGCCCTGGCAGCGGCGCCACTGCCTGTATCGGCGCAGTGGCACGCCGAGGCGCGCGTCGGCCAGTTCGACTTCCGGCTCGGCGAGCAGAGCGCGGCCGCGACCACCAGTGTCGGCCTCGGCGTCGCGTATGAAGCATCGGCCGGCTGGTTCCGCCTGTCGGCCGGGGTGCCGACCGGCGCCGAGGACCCGCTCTGGGGCGCCGCGGAAACCGGCGGCCGCCTCGACACGGATGCCGGCCCGGTCACGCTCGGCGTGGACGTCGCCGCCCAGGGATTTCTGCAGCGCTACACCCGGCAGCTCGAGCATCCGGGCGGGGTCCTGCAGCCGCCGACGGTTACGGAGGGCACGGCGACCGGCTTCGGCGTGGCCCTGCAGGCGCTGCCCTTCGCCGTAGCCCACGCCGGGCCGGTGACGCTGCGCGCACAGGGTGGCTGGTCCGGCTACCGAAGCGGTCTCGAGGACACGGATCTGACGCGTCACGTCGCACTGGCCGGAATCGAGCTCACCGGCCGACCCACCGGTTCGGTCCTGGTCGGCGCTTCCGCTCGCCGCTACTGGGCGGATGATACCGAGTACACGCTAGCAGGCGGCTCGCTCATGTGGGCGCACCCGTCCGTCACGCTCTGGGCAACGGCCGGCCGCTGGCTCGAGCCGGCGGACCATCCGCTGTCCTGGTCTGCGGGTGCCCAGGTTCCCGTGGGTCGCCGGCTGGAGCTCGCACTCCAGGCGCGCGACGACAGCTTCGATCCGCTGTATGCGAGTGCGCCCCGCCGGTCGTGGACGCTGGGCGTGCGCGTGCGCCTGGGTGACGTCCCGTCGACCGCGGCACCCGTTCCGGCGTCGTACGAGCGGGGGGTGGCGACGATCGCGCTTCCTGCATCGAGTGCGCGTGGCGTACCACGGATCGCTGGCGATTTCACCGACTGGCAACCGGTGCCGATGACGCGCGATGGCGACACGTGGTCGTACCAGGCGGCTCTCGCGCCGGGTGTCTACGAGTATGCGTTCGTGGACGGGAACGGCACGTGGTTCGTGCCACCGTCCACGCCCGGCCGTCGGGACGACGGCATGGGCGGGTTCGTCGCCCTGCTGGTCGTCGGAGGCGAATCATGA
- a CDS encoding RNA polymerase sigma factor, producing the protein MIGRHAGDDAALIRRVLRGDREAYAPLVERHRGLLYRYARGMGLDPDTAQDMAQDCFVKAYTALGECREPERFEGWLLRILRNLCLDHLKNVRQRVLRLDETPAADAAARATAGPELRHEIDSALDALSPLLREAFLLKHEAGYTYDEIASITHSSPSAVKMRVQRARDELRSMFRDERVEAM; encoded by the coding sequence ATGATCGGCCGTCACGCAGGCGACGATGCGGCGCTGATCAGGCGCGTGCTGCGCGGTGACAGGGAGGCGTACGCACCGCTCGTCGAGCGCCACCGCGGGCTGCTGTACCGCTACGCGCGCGGCATGGGTCTCGATCCCGACACCGCGCAGGACATGGCGCAGGACTGCTTCGTCAAAGCGTACACCGCGCTGGGTGAATGCCGGGAGCCGGAGCGGTTCGAGGGCTGGCTGCTGCGCATCCTGCGCAATCTCTGCCTGGACCACCTGAAGAACGTGCGCCAGCGCGTGCTGCGCCTGGACGAAACACCGGCCGCAGATGCTGCAGCACGCGCGACGGCCGGACCGGAGCTGCGTCACGAGATCGACAGCGCGCTCGATGCACTTTCGCCGCTGCTTCGCGAGGCGTTTCTCCTGAAGCACGAGGCCGGCTACACGTACGACGAGATCGCGAGCATCACGCACTCCTCGCCGAGCGCCGTGAAGATGCGCGTGCAGCGTGCACGCGACGAGCTGCGCTCGATGTTCCGCGACGAACGCGTCGAGGCGATGTGA
- a CDS encoding TonB-dependent receptor yields MSGTVRTAEGSPVAAAFVSVSGVAERSAETNAAGVFRLRVPPGQYTLRIEAVGFGASTRPVDVPAAGLRLDVVLEASAYALAPLQVVAATRTGTSAATLPIKVEVIDRAEIGVQQTLSSNPTEMLSNLIPSFSPARQKLSTAGESFRGRRPLFLIDGVPQSNPLRDGRRDGFTIDTEVIERVEVVFGANAIQGLGATGGIINYVTVRPPLSGALEQRASLAATSGDAWDGDGLGWRAHYSAAKRVGELDVLGAVSYEQRGLQYDAEGRPIGVDNVQGDVADSRAYNVLGKFGWQPAAGQRLQLMVNDFRLKQDGNFETVAGDRSAGIPAVAVEGNPEGVEPINDVTTVALDYENSGFAGGSLSAKAYYQDFAALYGGGRFDSFQDPAIAPVGELFDQSENNSEKLGARLTYARSRVADTRLDVIAGFDVLRDRTYQRLVHTDRNWVPETNFVNYAPFVQLDLQAHEWVSLSAGARWEIAQLDVDDFTTLAGNRDDFQRIEVAGGSPSFDEPLFNVGAVVTPLPELRVYGTLSQAYTMPDVGRVLRGVSEPGTAVADFLALEPIKTDNREVGAALGSRMGRIGVTYFESESDYGYRLVPNTDGIFQVMREPTRTSGWEANVGVDPLRHLSLTAAYSRLDGSYDGDGDGELESDLGAADIGPDRLNLTADINRSGRVRGRLQSFTYFDETFRDGTGAETARFDGYTTLDGSVAADVGISTVTLSVSNLFDEQYITYFGQAATNLADRYFAGRGRTLTLRVDTRF; encoded by the coding sequence ATGTCGGGCACGGTTCGCACGGCGGAGGGATCGCCGGTGGCGGCCGCGTTCGTGTCCGTGTCCGGCGTGGCCGAGCGCAGTGCCGAGACGAACGCCGCCGGCGTGTTCCGCCTGCGTGTACCACCGGGGCAGTACACGTTGCGTATCGAGGCGGTGGGGTTTGGCGCGTCGACGCGCCCGGTGGACGTACCCGCGGCGGGGCTGCGGTTGGACGTCGTGCTCGAGGCGTCTGCCTACGCGCTTGCGCCGTTACAGGTGGTCGCTGCGACACGGACCGGCACCAGCGCGGCGACCCTGCCGATCAAGGTGGAAGTGATCGACAGAGCCGAGATCGGCGTGCAGCAGACGCTGAGCTCGAACCCGACGGAAATGCTGTCGAACCTGATCCCGAGTTTTTCGCCTGCGCGGCAGAAACTGAGCACGGCGGGCGAGAGCTTCCGGGGTCGGCGTCCGCTGTTCCTGATCGATGGTGTGCCGCAGTCGAATCCGCTCCGTGATGGGCGACGGGACGGGTTCACGATCGACACCGAGGTGATCGAGCGGGTGGAGGTCGTGTTCGGTGCGAACGCGATCCAGGGGCTGGGCGCGACCGGTGGCATCATCAACTATGTGACGGTGCGTCCGCCGCTGTCGGGAGCACTGGAGCAGAGAGCGTCGCTCGCAGCGACGAGCGGTGACGCGTGGGACGGCGATGGTCTCGGCTGGCGCGCGCACTATTCGGCGGCAAAGCGCGTTGGTGAGCTGGACGTGCTGGGCGCGGTCAGTTACGAGCAGCGAGGGCTGCAGTACGACGCCGAGGGTCGGCCGATCGGGGTGGACAACGTGCAGGGCGACGTGGCGGACTCGCGCGCCTACAACGTGCTTGGAAAGTTCGGGTGGCAGCCGGCCGCGGGGCAGCGCCTGCAATTGATGGTGAATGATTTCAGGCTGAAGCAGGACGGCAACTTCGAGACGGTGGCGGGCGACCGGTCGGCGGGCATCCCGGCGGTGGCGGTCGAGGGCAACCCCGAAGGCGTCGAGCCGATCAACGATGTCACGACGGTGGCGCTGGACTACGAGAACTCGGGATTTGCCGGCGGCTCGCTTTCGGCCAAGGCGTACTACCAGGACTTCGCCGCCCTGTATGGAGGTGGTCGTTTCGACAGCTTCCAGGATCCGGCCATCGCACCGGTGGGCGAGCTGTTCGACCAGTCGGAGAACAACTCGGAAAAGCTGGGAGCACGGCTTACGTATGCGCGCTCGCGCGTGGCGGACACGCGACTCGATGTGATTGCGGGATTCGACGTCCTGCGCGATCGCACGTATCAGCGGCTGGTGCACACGGACCGCAACTGGGTGCCCGAGACGAACTTCGTCAACTATGCACCCTTCGTGCAGCTGGATCTGCAGGCCCACGAGTGGGTGTCGCTCTCGGCTGGCGCGCGCTGGGAGATCGCGCAGCTCGACGTCGACGACTTCACGACGCTTGCGGGCAACCGCGACGACTTCCAGCGCATCGAGGTTGCGGGCGGCAGCCCCAGCTTCGACGAGCCGCTCTTCAATGTCGGTGCGGTGGTGACGCCGCTGCCGGAGCTGCGGGTCTACGGAACGCTGTCGCAGGCGTACACGATGCCGGATGTCGGTCGTGTGCTGCGTGGCGTTTCGGAACCGGGCACGGCGGTCGCTGATTTCCTCGCGCTGGAGCCGATCAAGACGGACAACCGCGAGGTCGGCGCAGCGCTGGGCAGCCGGATGGGCCGCATCGGTGTGACCTACTTCGAATCGGAGTCGGATTACGGCTACCGGCTCGTGCCCAACACGGATGGGATCTTCCAGGTGATGCGGGAGCCCACGCGCACGAGCGGCTGGGAGGCGAACGTCGGCGTCGATCCGCTCCGCCACCTTTCGCTCACGGCCGCATACTCGCGCCTGGACGGCAGCTACGACGGGGACGGTGACGGCGAGCTGGAATCCGACCTGGGCGCCGCCGACATCGGCCCGGACCGCCTCAACCTGACGGCGGACATCAACCGCAGCGGGCGCGTGCGCGGCCGGCTGCAGAGCTTCACGTACTTCGACGAGACGTTCCGCGACGGCACGGGCGCCGAGACCGCACGCTTCGACGGCTACACTACGCTGGACGGCTCGGTCGCGGCGGACGTCGGCATCTCCACGGTCACGCTGTCCGTCTCGAACCTGTTCGACGAACAGTACATCACGTACTTCGGGCAGGCCGCGACCAACCTCGCCGATCGCTACTTCGCCGGCCGTGGGCGGACGCTCACGCTGCGTGTGGACACGAGGTTCTGA